One stretch of Zingiber officinale cultivar Zhangliang chromosome 6B, Zo_v1.1, whole genome shotgun sequence DNA includes these proteins:
- the LOC121992121 gene encoding histone-lysine N-methyltransferase EHMT2-like — MSGRRRRPLGIDPAEAEVEQLLRAAEDDLLLKLSVGTHSSRSSPLDPNLARRFEDLKSPPPPPSSAVQPRPLDPLITVTKGGASSASDDRQWGEVLGDDLAMRFAALKGSSSSGAGRSDPGIKNSGLEMPQRKLPFEEEEEKEEEEEEEEEEGGVSKKEVDKLLQWVMDSARLDPSKSDDEDDSSDDEEDLDLKRKIGKDEKVKLKKRRLIDDAVHFGQPMHILWLGCLGTIYFL, encoded by the exons ATGAGCGGCCGCCGCCGTCGCCCGCTGGGAATTGATCCGGCCGAGGCCGAGGTCGAGCAGTTACTCCGCGCTGCGGAGGACGATCTCCTTCTGAAGCTCAGCGTTGGAACTCACTCCTCTCGCTCATCGCCCTTGGATCCAAACCTCGCTCGCCGCTTCGAGGACCTGAAGTCGCCCCCTCCGCCTCCATCCTCGGCGGTACAGCCTCGTCCTTTGGATCCTCTCATAACCGTGACGAAGGGAGGAGCTTCGTCGGCATCGGACGATCGGCAGTGGGGGGAGGTCCTGGGGGATGACCTCGCGATGAGATTCGCGGCGCTTAAGGGCTCCTCCAGCTCAGGTGCCGGGAGATCGGATCCGGGTATCAAGAATTCAGGTCTGGAGATGCCGCAAAGGAAACTTCCCttcgaagaggaggaggagaaggaggaggaggaggaggaagaggaagaggagggtggAGTTTCGAAGAAAGAGGTAGACAAATTGCTGCAGTGGGTGAtggactcggctcggctcgatcctTCAAAGAGCGATGATGAGGATGACAGCAGTGACGATGAGGAGGATTTGGACTTGAAGAGGAAGATCGGTAAAGACGAGAAGGTGAAGCTCAAGAAGAG AAGATTGATTGATGATGCCGTACATTTTGGGCAACCAATGCATATACTTTGGCTTGGATGCCTTGGCACCATTTATTTCCtgtga
- the LOC121990801 gene encoding Golgi SNAP receptor complex member 1-2-like, producing MAKCLLIYVLPIRHLQVSLYGIILLLDHFLFQQDHFLSKSNGDNGSPTIGSNRSWKSMEMEIGSLLEKLLDVNDAMSRCAASTAATTSINQKLARHRDILHEFTQEFRRTKGNLNSMREHAELLNSVRDDITESKGSGGMSPRVSLLRERAAIHGNISDIEELISQAQATRSVLGSQGALYFDVQGKVKQLGDKFPVIRGVLGAIRRKRSKDSLILSAVIAVCIVFIIIYWLSK from the exons ATGG caaAGTGTTTGCTGATATACGTCTTGCCAATTAGACATTTACAAGTTTCACTTTACGGAATTATATTGCTGCTG GACCATTTTCTTTTTCAGCAGGACCATTTTCTTAGTAAAA GTAATGGAGACAATGGATCACCCACTATAGGATCAAACAGATCATGGAAGTCCATGGAGATGGAAATTGGATCCTTACTAGAGAAGTTATTGGATGTCAATGATGCCATGAGTCGATGTGCTGCATCAACAGCTGCTACAACTTCGATAAATCAAAAACTTGCAAGACATAGAGACATACTTCATGAATTCACACAG GAATTTAGAAGAACCAAAGGGAACTTGAACTCTATGAGGGAGCATGCTGAGCTCCTTAACTCTGTCAGAGATGATATCACCGAATCCAAG GGATCAGGTGGAATGTCACCTAGGGTAAGTTTGCTGAGGGAGAGAGCAGCAATTCACGGAAACATCAGTGAT ATTGAGGAGTTGATAAGTCAAGCACAAGCAACAAGATCAGTTTTGGGGTCTCAAGGAGCTTTATATTTTGATGTCCAGGGAAAAGTGAAGCAGCTCGGTGATAAATTTCCTGTTATTCGTGGCGTACTTG GTGCCATCAGGAGGAAGCGATCGAAGGATTCTCTAATCCTTTCCGCAGTCATTGCAGTCTGCATAGTGTTCATAATTATTTACTGGCTTTCGAAGTGA
- the LOC121992122 gene encoding RING-H2 finger protein ATL79-like produces the protein MAEPHAGTGGAVHHPPAPEPAESTSNATANEWGPYSGAGDFGTNMAIVLASLFCTSLLAFSLGAAVRLLLRRFGSERQPPGKPEMMEAAAPALLFSAGDTRLAGAAVECAICLADFVDGDAVRVLPACGHGFHAQCVERWVVARRTCPTCRRACGDEELMRVQETA, from the coding sequence ATGGCGGAGCCTCACGCAGGCACTGGCGGAGCGGTCCACCACCCTCCGGCGCCGGAGCCGGCAGAGAGCACCAGCAACGCCACAGCCAACGAGTGGGGTCCCTACTCCGGCGCCGGCGACTTCGGCACCAACATGGCCATCGTCCTCGCTTCCCTGTTCTGTACCTCCCTCCTCGCCTTCTCCCTCGGTGCCGCCGTCCGCCTCCTCCTCCGCCGCTTCGGCAGCGAACGCCAGCCTCCGGGGAAGCCGGAGATGATGGAGGCTGCAGCGCCGGCTTTACTGTTCTCGGCGGGGGACACGAGACTGGCCGGGGCGGCGGTCGAGTGCGCCATCTGTCTGGCGGACTTCGTGGACGGCGATGCCGTGCGGGTGTTGCCGGCGTGCGGACACGGGTTCCACGCCCAGTGCGTCGAGCGGTGGGTGGTGGCCAGGAGAACGTGCCCGACTTGCCGTCGGGCATGCGGTGACGAGGAGCTGATGCGAGTGCAAGAAACGGCGTAA
- the LOC121992120 gene encoding monocopper oxidase-like protein SKU5, whose translation MVKQQRLRSSSAEAVGWGAVALLWATALAVPCFAADPYAYFDWDVTYITASPLGVPQQLIAISNQFPGPVMNVTTNWNVVVNVLNSLDEPLLITWDGIQQRKNCWQDGVLGTNCPIPPGWNWTYQFQVKDQIGSYFYFPSLGLHRAAGGYGGITVNNRDVIAVPFGKPDGDFTLFIGDWYIRNHTDLRQALDDGKDLGMPDGVLMNGKGPYRYNTTLVPDGIDHETVKVEPGKTYRFRVHNVGTSTSLNFRIQNHNMILVETEGTYTAQQNFTNLDIHVGQSYSFLVTMDQNASSDYYIVASARFVNESLWTRVTGVAILHYSNSGGKASGPLPDPPNDFYDKTFSMNQAKSVRMNVSAGAARPNPQGSFRYGSINVTQVYVLRNMPPVTINGKRRTTLNGISYSNPDTPLRLADQYNKEGVYTLDFPTRPLDRPPRNGTSVINGTYKGFMEIIFQNNDTTVQTYHMDGYAFFVAGMDYGEWTEDSRGTYNKWDGVSRCTTQVFPGAWTAVLVSLDNVGFWNVRVENLDTRYLGQELYLRVVNPEDHSNKTEMSMPDNVLYCGLLRNMQTQQTPHGSQTSASFITYAGGLLFTSMLILVSTVISFN comes from the exons atgGTGAAGCAGCAGCGATTGCGATCGAGCTCGGCGGAAGCGGTGGGTTGGGGGGCGGTGGCGCTGCTTTGGGCCACCGCCCTGGCGGTGCCTTGCTTCGCCGCCGACCCCTACGCTTACTTCGACTGGGATGTGACCTACATCACCGCTTCTCCCCTCGGCGTCCCTCAGCAG CTGATCGCGATCTCGAATCAATTTCCTGGTCCCGTTATGAACGTGACTACGAACTGGAATGTGGTCGTCAATGTGCTCAATAGCTTGGATGAGCCCCTCCTCATCACATG GGATGGGATTCAGCAGCGAAAGAATTGTTGGCAGGACGGAGTTTTGGGCACCAACTGCCCCATCCCGCCCGGCTGGAACTGGACCTACCAATTCCAAGTGAAGGACCAGATCGGCAGCTACTTTTACTTCCCTTCCTTGGGGCTCCATCGTGCTGCAGGAGGATATGGTGGGATCACTGTCAATAACCGCGATGTGATCGCTGTGCCGTTTGGGAAGCCGGATGGGGACTTCACCCTCTTCATCGGGGATTGGTATATCCGGAATCACACG GATTTAAGGCAGGCACTTGATGATGGCAAAGACCTTGGGATGCCTGACGGTGTCTTGATGAACGGAAAAGGCCCATATCGTTATAATACCACACTTGTCCCTGATGGCATTGATCACGAAACAGTCAAAGTTGAACCAG GAAAAACATACCGTTTCAGAGTTCACAATGTCGGGACATCAACAAGCTTGAACTTTAGAATTCAAAATCACAACATGATTCTTGTAGAGACAGAAGGAACATATACTGCACAACAGAATTTTACCAACCTTGATATCCATGTTGGCCAATCATACTCCTTTTTGGTCACCATGGATCAGAATGCAAGCAGTGATTATTACATCGTAGCTAGTGCTAGATTCGTAAATGAATCACTATGGACCAGAGTAACTGGTGTTGCCATTTTACATTATTCAAATTCTGGAGGTAAAGCTTCTGGTCCTCTCCCCGATCCTCCTAATGATTTCTATGACAAGACATTTTCAATGAATCAGGCTAAATCTGTCAG gaTGAATGTAAGTGCTGGTGCTGCACGTCCTAATCCTCAAGGTTCATTTAGATATGGTTCCATCAATGTGACCCAGGTTTATGTTTTGAGAAATATGCCTCCTGTGACGATCAATGGAAAACGAAGGACTACTCTTAATGGCATATCATATTCTAATCCTGATACTCCCTTGAGGCTTGCTGATCAGTATAATAAGGAGGGAGTTTATACACTTGATTTCCCTACAAGACCACTTGATAGACCACCTCGAAATGGAACATCTGTGATCAATGGTACTTATAAGGGGTTCATGGAAATCATATTCCAAAATAATGACACCACAGTTCAGACATACCACATGGATGGATATGCATTTTTCGTTGCGGG GATGGACTATGGAGAGTGGACAGAAGACAGTAGAGGCACCTACAACAAGTGGGATGGAGTTTCTCGCTGTACCACACAG GTATTTCCAGGGGCATGGACTGCTGTTCTAGTCTCACTCGACAATGTAGGATTTTGGAACGTGCGAGTCGAGAATCTTGATACACGCTACCTTGGCCAGGAGTTATATCTGAGAGTTGTCAATCCGGAAGACCACTCTAACAAGACCGAAATGTCAATGCCAGATAATGTTCTCTATTGTGGTCTCCTCCGCAATATGCAGAC GCAGCAGACACCTCATGGCTCTCAAACTTCGGCTTCTTTTATCACATATGCCGGAGGCTTGCTGTTCACTTCAATGTTGATTTTGGTCTCTACTGTTATTTCCTTTAACTAA